One segment of Microbacterium arborescens DNA contains the following:
- a CDS encoding glycoside hydrolase family 15 protein — MPAPIERYALLSNCRSAALVSDTGDLDWLCLPRYDSGSIFGALLGDHSHGCWSLRPRDPGATATRRYDGDTFVLVTRWECADGVAEVHEFMPILDGVDAVVRRVVGITGEVAFVSEVRLRFDYARAVPWVRQIGAANTSDALPMGVLLAVAGPDAVTLRGPRLVADDTMHRGDFRVTAGRTIDSVLRWEPSYRDVPQPFDVDDARDRTHAWWTTWARRIRDGGRWGDRVLRSMLVLRALTHAETGGIVAAATTSLPEDFGGSRNWDYRYVWLRDAALTLEAYISHGYLEAAARWRDWLLRAVAGDPADVQIMYGIAGERDLPERELESLPGYAGSAPVRVGNGAVDQYQADVIGEVMVALEAARLAGVTETSFSWALQRALLDQVVAWLDRPDHGIWEIRGEPQMFTHSRAMIWAALDRGVRAVEEHGLAGDPATWRTLRDRVRAEIDERGVDAAGGHFTQHFRTDEVDASLLLLPAVGFCAPDDPRMLATVARIESTLLREGLVMRYRTEAGVDGLAGTEHPFLACSFWLVEQYAATGRTDDATRLMDRLCGLANDVGLLSEEYDVTVGRQAGNTPQALSHLALVGAADALAGHGGRAAHRR; from the coding sequence ATGCCCGCACCGATCGAGCGCTACGCCCTCCTCAGCAACTGCCGCAGCGCCGCCCTCGTCTCCGACACGGGCGATCTCGACTGGCTGTGTCTTCCCCGCTACGACTCGGGCTCGATCTTCGGGGCGCTGCTCGGCGACCATTCGCACGGATGCTGGAGCCTGCGGCCGCGTGACCCGGGCGCGACCGCGACGCGGCGATACGACGGCGACACGTTCGTCCTGGTGACCCGGTGGGAGTGCGCCGACGGCGTCGCAGAGGTCCACGAGTTCATGCCGATCCTCGACGGTGTCGATGCGGTCGTCCGCCGCGTCGTCGGCATCACCGGAGAGGTCGCCTTCGTCAGCGAGGTGCGGTTGCGGTTCGACTACGCGCGGGCCGTGCCCTGGGTGCGGCAGATCGGCGCCGCGAACACCTCCGACGCCCTGCCGATGGGTGTTCTGCTCGCCGTGGCCGGCCCCGATGCGGTCACGCTCCGCGGCCCCCGACTCGTCGCCGACGACACCATGCACCGCGGCGATTTCCGGGTCACAGCCGGGCGGACGATCGACTCGGTGCTTCGGTGGGAGCCGTCGTACCGCGACGTCCCCCAGCCGTTCGACGTCGACGACGCTCGGGACCGCACACACGCGTGGTGGACGACCTGGGCGCGGCGCATCCGCGACGGCGGCCGGTGGGGCGACCGCGTGCTGCGCTCCATGCTCGTGCTGCGGGCCCTCACCCACGCCGAGACGGGCGGCATCGTGGCCGCCGCGACGACCTCGCTGCCGGAGGACTTCGGCGGCTCGCGGAACTGGGACTACCGGTACGTGTGGTTGCGTGACGCCGCCCTCACCCTCGAGGCCTACATCTCGCACGGGTACCTCGAGGCAGCCGCGCGCTGGCGCGACTGGCTGCTGCGGGCGGTGGCGGGCGATCCCGCCGACGTGCAGATCATGTACGGCATCGCCGGGGAGCGCGACCTGCCCGAGCGTGAGCTGGAGAGCCTGCCCGGCTACGCGGGATCCGCGCCGGTGCGCGTCGGCAACGGTGCGGTCGACCAGTACCAGGCCGACGTCATCGGCGAGGTGATGGTCGCCCTCGAAGCCGCGCGCCTCGCTGGTGTCACCGAGACCTCGTTCTCGTGGGCGCTGCAACGGGCGCTGCTCGATCAGGTCGTCGCCTGGCTCGATCGCCCCGACCACGGCATCTGGGAGATCCGCGGCGAGCCGCAGATGTTCACCCATTCGCGCGCGATGATCTGGGCAGCCCTCGACCGCGGCGTGCGCGCCGTGGAGGAGCACGGGCTCGCCGGCGACCCCGCCACGTGGCGCACCCTGCGCGACCGCGTGCGCGCCGAGATCGACGAGCGGGGCGTGGATGCCGCCGGCGGTCACTTCACGCAGCACTTCCGCACCGACGAGGTCGACGCCTCGCTGCTGCTGCTCCCGGCGGTCGGATTCTGCGCTCCCGACGATCCGCGCATGCTCGCGACCGTCGCACGCATCGAGAGCACCCTGCTGCGCGAGGGTCTGGTGATGCGCTACCGCACCGAAGCCGGAGTCGACGGCCTCGCCGGAACCGAGCACCCCTTCCTCGCCTGCTCGTTCTGGCTCGTCGAGCAGTACGCCGCGACCGGCCGCACCGACGACGCGACGCGGCTCATGGACCGGCTGTGCGGGCTCGCGAACGACGTCGGGCTGCTTTCCGAGGAGTACGACGTCACGGTCGGGCGGCAGGCGGGCAACACGCCTCAGGCGCTTTCGCACCTCGCGCTCGTCGGTGCAGCCGATGCGCTGGCGGGCCACGGCGGCCGCGCCGCGCACCGCCGCTGA
- a CDS encoding exodeoxyribonuclease III — protein sequence MRLATWNVNSIRARVDRIVGFAVNEDIDVLAMQEIKCKPEQFPMEQFEAAGYHVELHGLNQWNGVAIASREPMTDVQIGFPGMPGFLKGHEGPDAPLEARAIAATVGGVRVWSLYVPNGRSLDDPHYVYKLHWLQALEQYTRDTLAASPGLPLALTGDFNICPTPEDVGDPTLVEGVTTHVSPAERAAFQALLDAGLADTVRPLVPTGFTYWDYKQLRFPRNEGLRIDFILGSPAFADAVTGAAIHRDQRKGEAPSDHVPVVVDLDHDGDDDDDRPMIF from the coding sequence ATGCGTCTTGCCACCTGGAACGTGAACTCGATCCGCGCTCGCGTCGACCGCATCGTCGGCTTCGCCGTGAACGAAGACATCGACGTCCTGGCGATGCAGGAGATCAAGTGCAAGCCCGAGCAGTTCCCGATGGAGCAGTTCGAGGCGGCCGGCTATCACGTCGAGCTCCACGGCCTGAACCAGTGGAACGGTGTCGCGATCGCCAGCCGTGAGCCGATGACCGACGTGCAGATCGGGTTCCCCGGCATGCCGGGCTTCCTGAAGGGCCACGAAGGCCCCGACGCGCCGCTGGAGGCGCGGGCCATCGCCGCGACGGTCGGCGGCGTCCGCGTCTGGAGCCTGTACGTCCCGAACGGCCGGTCGCTCGACGACCCGCACTACGTCTACAAGCTCCACTGGCTGCAAGCGCTCGAGCAGTACACCCGCGACACGCTCGCCGCCTCGCCGGGTCTGCCCCTGGCCCTCACCGGCGACTTCAACATCTGCCCGACGCCCGAGGATGTCGGCGACCCGACCCTCGTCGAGGGCGTCACGACCCACGTTTCTCCGGCCGAGCGCGCAGCGTTCCAGGCTCTGCTCGACGCCGGGCTCGCCGACACGGTCCGCCCGCTGGTTCCCACCGGATTCACCTACTGGGACTACAAGCAGCTGCGATTCCCCCGCAACGAGGGGCTGCGCATCGACTTCATCCTCGGCTCGCCGGCTTTCGCCGACGCCGTCACGGGTGCGGCGATCCACCGCGATCAGCGCAAGGGCGAGGCGCCGAGCGATCACGTGCCTGTCGTGGTCGACCTCGACCACGACGGCGACGACGATGACGACCGCCCGATGATCTTCTGA
- a CDS encoding sensor histidine kinase, whose translation MSVATSVPDERLAPTPEQLRNDLWLAAALLVSAILSTWLGSVARVWGDDSPHLGWGLVYCAALTVPLALRRRLPEVALIVVAIVYFVGMSVHIPEMYVGSIALFIAMYSVGAWVVDRRRAMIVRVVVIIGMFFWLLAAMFQAASEQGSDSAAEFSLFSPVAAMMMLQFLFNVVFFAGAFAFGERAYAEALSREELEQRTRELEREREITAAQAVALDRVRIARELHDVVAHHVSAMGVQAGAARTVLDRDPDAARRALTVVEESARASLTELRQLLETLRTPDAVSPHDSTLRLDAIAELVRYSEENGMPTTFSVVGEPVAASEVAQVNLYRIAQEALTNARRHGGPEARADVRLRFDGDEIELEVANDGRVRFGATPGLGLVGMRERAAASGGWLEAAPRPRGGFLVRARVPVGARSPEPSVEGVLA comes from the coding sequence ATGTCCGTGGCCACCTCCGTTCCCGACGAGCGTCTCGCTCCGACTCCCGAGCAGCTGCGAAACGACCTCTGGCTCGCCGCTGCGCTGCTCGTGAGCGCGATCCTCAGCACCTGGCTCGGCAGTGTCGCGCGGGTATGGGGCGACGATTCGCCGCACCTCGGCTGGGGCCTGGTCTACTGCGCCGCACTCACGGTTCCGCTCGCGCTGCGCCGCCGTCTGCCCGAAGTCGCACTGATCGTGGTCGCGATCGTCTACTTCGTCGGCATGTCGGTGCACATCCCCGAGATGTACGTGGGCAGTATCGCGCTCTTCATCGCGATGTACTCGGTCGGCGCGTGGGTCGTGGACCGCCGGCGAGCCATGATCGTGCGCGTCGTGGTGATCATCGGCATGTTCTTCTGGCTGCTGGCGGCGATGTTCCAGGCGGCGAGCGAGCAGGGCAGCGACAGCGCCGCGGAGTTCTCGCTCTTCTCCCCCGTCGCGGCGATGATGATGCTGCAGTTCCTGTTCAACGTCGTGTTCTTCGCGGGCGCCTTCGCCTTCGGCGAGCGGGCCTACGCCGAGGCGCTCAGCCGCGAGGAGCTCGAACAGCGCACGCGCGAACTCGAGCGGGAGCGTGAGATCACCGCGGCTCAGGCGGTCGCGCTCGACCGCGTCCGCATCGCGCGCGAGCTGCACGATGTCGTCGCGCACCATGTCTCGGCAATGGGGGTCCAGGCCGGGGCCGCCCGCACCGTGCTCGACCGCGACCCCGACGCGGCGCGACGCGCGCTGACCGTCGTCGAGGAGTCGGCCCGGGCGTCATTGACCGAGCTGCGTCAGCTGCTCGAGACGCTGCGGACCCCGGATGCCGTTTCCCCGCACGACTCCACGCTGCGCCTCGATGCGATCGCCGAGCTCGTGCGGTACTCGGAGGAGAACGGGATGCCGACCACGTTCAGCGTCGTGGGAGAGCCCGTCGCGGCATCCGAGGTCGCTCAGGTGAACCTGTACCGCATCGCGCAGGAGGCGCTCACGAACGCCCGCCGCCACGGGGGGCCGGAGGCTCGCGCCGATGTCCGCCTGCGATTCGACGGCGACGAGATCGAGCTCGAGGTCGCCAACGACGGCCGCGTGCGGTTCGGAGCGACTCCGGGGCTCGGACTCGTGGGCATGCGCGAGCGCGCAGCCGCATCCGGCGGCTGGCTCGAGGCGGCGCCGCGGCCGCGCGGCGGGTTCCTCGTCCGAGCGCGGGTTCCCGTCGGTGCACGGTCGCCGGAGCCGAGCGTCGAGGGGGTTCTCGCGTGA
- a CDS encoding response regulator — protein sequence MRAGFRMILEASGDIAVVGEAGDGAEAVETVARLQPDVVFMDVQMPILDGLEATRRIVADPRNSSAVVVVTTFDRDDYLFQALQAGASGFLLKNAGPEELTAAVRVAAAGDALLAPEVTRRVIERFAGGPTDPTSTVREAPAAPPSPADHGLTEREAEVLRLLARALSNAEIARELFIGDATVKTHVSNILIKLGARDRVAAVVLAHRNGWA from the coding sequence ATGCGGGCCGGCTTCCGCATGATCCTCGAAGCGAGCGGCGACATCGCCGTCGTCGGCGAGGCGGGCGACGGCGCCGAGGCGGTCGAGACGGTCGCCCGCCTGCAGCCCGACGTCGTCTTCATGGACGTCCAGATGCCGATCCTCGACGGGCTCGAGGCGACCCGTCGCATCGTCGCCGACCCTCGCAACTCCAGCGCGGTCGTCGTCGTGACCACCTTCGACCGCGACGACTACCTGTTCCAGGCGCTGCAGGCCGGCGCCAGCGGGTTCCTGCTGAAGAACGCCGGGCCCGAAGAGCTCACCGCAGCCGTGCGGGTGGCCGCCGCCGGCGATGCCCTCCTCGCTCCGGAAGTCACGCGCCGGGTCATCGAGCGCTTCGCAGGCGGCCCGACCGACCCGACGTCCACGGTTCGCGAGGCGCCCGCCGCACCGCCGTCTCCCGCCGACCACGGCCTGACCGAGCGCGAGGCCGAGGTGCTGCGGCTCCTCGCGCGGGCGCTCAGCAACGCCGAGATCGCCCGCGAGCTGTTCATCGGCGACGCGACGGTGAAGACGCACGTGTCGAACATCCTCATCAAGCTCGGCGCACGCGATCGGGTGGCGGCCGTGGTCCTCGCGCACCGCAACGGCTGGGCCTGA